The stretch of DNA AAGCGAGCGATGCGCGGAATAGCGGTGCAGATAAACAGTGACCGCGACGATGGTGACGTGGGTCAGTAGCAACGTAGCCGCTACCACTTGCCAGGCGGAAAGGTCGAGAAAACCGGTGTACCACATAGTGTCGCTGCCTCGCGGTGTAGAGTCCGATACGCCTTTGCGAATCTGCGACCTATTGTCCTCCCCCGCCCGAGCGCATACACCGCCGTCTGTCGTTCGACGCGCTTTTTTCATTTCAGGGTCTGACAGAAAACCCCGCCGTGGCCGATAGACCACAAGCACGGACAGCGCTTTCCAGATAGCATATCGCCATCACCTTTTTAAATCTCTGCACCTCGCCACGTCGCGTGAGGTCAGGCAGCGCGGGCCGGTGCCCAAGAATGACCATGACTCCTACGCGTCCTCCGACTCACCCCTGCTGGATTCTCGGCCTCGGCAGCGTGATGTTGGCATTGCTATTCGGCGGCCTCGCCTTCAACGATTACCGAGCCCGGGACACGGTCTGGTCGTTGCAGGCCGCTCAGCAGGGTGAGCTGCAGGCGCTGGCCTTGCGCAGTGCCCAGCAGGGTCTGGAAGAACAGGCGCGGCTGATCGCCAGCACGCTCAGCGCCGGGCCCGAAACCCTGCGCCTGATCCGCCAGGCCGACCGTGCGGTTAAAGCCGGCGCTCAATGGCATGGTCCCCGCCTCACCCGTATTCGTCAGCAACTGACTCAGTCGCTCACGCCAACCTGGAAGGTGATGCAAGCACATGGCGCGCTTCAGCTGCAGCTGTTCTGGGGCGACGCCGGTATCGCGCTGTTACGCATGCAGGATCTTGACGCGTTTGGAGACGCCGTCGCGGATCGCAGACCGCTCCTCTACAAGGCCTTGTCACAGGGGCAGGTCGTGTCCGGCCTGGATGTTGGCCAGCACAGCGCCGGCAACCGCGCCATCGTGCCGATACGCGCCAGCAGCAACCCCGACAGCGAGGTCATCGCCGCCCTGGAGGTCGGATTCGGCATTCTTCCGGACCTGACCGATCTCGGCGAGCAGCTGAACGCCGGCCTGGGCCTGCTGGTTAACCGCGCCGAGCTGGAACACATGCTCTGGACACCCCCGGTCGGCATTCAGCTCAAGGGCCTGCGTGGCTGGCTGCTCGACACCCATTCAGCCCCGCAGATCCTGCATTGGGCACAGCAGCAATCGTTGCCGTCGCCCGAAGCTGGGCAAGCGCTGCGCATGCTCGAGTCGAACGGACGCAGTTTCCTGCTCAACCAGATCCCGCTGCATGACGTCATGGCCGAACACAACCCCGGGCGCCTGCCCATGGCGGTTGCGCTGGTCTGGCGCGACATCACCGCGGCACTCAGTGAGCAGCGGCAGGCGGAGCGGCATGTGCTGGTGAAGTGGACCTTGGCGTGGGCCATCGCCGAGGCTCTTCTGCTGGTTCTGACCTTTTTGCTACATCGCCGCGGCATCGTTCAGCGCATCCACCGCGTTCGCGATATTCGCCAAGAACGCAGCCGTCGACGGCTGCTCGAGCGGGGCCAGAAGATCGCCAGCCTGTTGCCGGGCATGGTCTACCAGTTGAAGCGTTCGCCGGAGGGCGTCTACAGCTTCGTCTATGCCAGTGACGGCGCCCGCGACCTGTACGGCATCACCCCGGAACAACTGATCGACGACGCCACCATCGCGTTCGCGGCTGTTTATGATCCCGATCGCCCGGGCTTGAGAGCCGCGATCGACCGCTCGGCCGCCACGTTGGGCAGCGGCACGACGCGCTATCGCATCCATAACCCGAACAAAGGCTTGATCTGGGTCGAAGTGCGCGCCACAGCCGAACGTCTACGCGACGGATTTGTGCTTTGGCACGGATTTATCGCCGACATCACGCCGCTGATGAGCACCACCATCGCGCTGCGCGAAAGCGAAAGCCGCTTCCGCAGCATGGTGAGCAACTTGCCGGGCGTGGTGTACCGCCGAGACGGTGACACCGACCGCACGATTCGCTACCTCAGCGAAGGGATCGAACGCCTGACCGGCTATCCCGCCCGCGACTTCATCGCACCGGGTACGCGCCAATACAGCGATCTCATTCACCCGGACGACCGCACGATTGTCCAGGACGGCGGTGCAGAGCAGCTCGAACGCACCTACCGCTTGATCAATGCGCAGGGCGAAACACTGTGGGTTCAGGAAAACAGCCGTGCGCTACGCGACGCGGATGGCCGGCTGCAGTGGTACGACGGGTTCATCTGGGACGTCACCGCCCGTGCCATGGCCGAGCAGGAAGCCCATGAACGTGAACGGTACGTGCGTCTGCTGATCGCGAATGTCATCGACGCCATCATCATCATCAACCAGCGCGGCCAGATCGAAACCTTCAACCACGCGGCCGAGCACATCTTCGGCTACAGCGAAGCGGACGTGCTCGGGCAGAACCTGTCGATCCTGATGCCTGAACCCCATCGCGCCGCCCACGACGGCTATCTCGAAGCCTATGAGCGGCGTGGGGAGGGCCGCAGCCTGGAGCAGAACCGGGAATTGCAGGCCGTTCGCCGCAACGGCGAACTGTTTACCATCGAACTGCGTGTCTCGCAGATCAGCCACCGCGGTGAACGCAAGTTCATCGGGCTGGTGCGCGACATTACCGAGCGCAAGCGCGTCGACCGAATGAAGAGCGAATTCGTCTCCATCGTCAGCCACGAATTGCGCACCCCGCTGACCTCAATCTCCGGCTCGCTGGGACTGATCGTCGGTGGCGCGGTCGGCGAAATCCCTCCCGCCATGGGACACATGCTCGGTATAGCGCAACAAAACTGTCAGCGCCTCGGCCTGCTCATCGGCGACCTGCTGGATATGGAGAAGCTGGTGGCCGGGCAGATGAGCTTTGAGCTCCTTCCCCAGCCGCTTTCGCCGCTGCTCGAAGACGCACTGCGCGCGAACCAGGCCTACGCGGATGCACTCGGTGTGCGTCTTGAGCTGGGCGATCAGGCGGCCGTCACGGTAATGGTCGACGCGCATCGCCTTCAACAGGTGCTGGCGAACCTCCTGTCCAACGCGGCGAAATTCTCCCCGGCCGGCGAAGTCGTACTACTGAGCAGCCGCCGTCAAGGCGATCAGGTACGGGTCAGTGTTCGTGACGTCGGCCCCGGCATTCCACAAAGCTTTCGCCAGCGGATATTTCAGAAGTTTTCCCAGGCCGACTCCTCGGATACCCGCCAGAAAGGCGGGACCGGTTTGGGCCTCGCGATCAGCAAAGACCTGATCGAACACATGAACGGGCGCATCGGGTTTGATTCGGAGCTGGGCCAGGGCGCCTGCTTCTGGTTCGAACTGCCTGCGCAAGACCTGCAATAGCGGACTATTTTCACAGTGACGCGCCCTACACGCAGCCAGCGGCCGAATTGCTGGCGCATGAGCGCGCCACTACTGTCGTTGGAGATCGCGCATGAGTGAGCTGAAACGGATTCTGCATGTCGAGGATGACCCCTCCATCCAGGCGGTCGTCAAGGTGGCGCTGGAGGCGATCGGTGGCTACCAGGTGCAACCTTGCTCGTCCGGTCAGCAGGCACTCGACGAGGTCGAAGCCTTTGCGCCCCAGTTCATCCTGCTGGATGTCATGATGCCCGGCATGGGCGGACCCGAAACACTTACGCGCCTCGGCGAGCGGGTCGATCTGACGCAAATCCCGGTGGTGTTCATGACCGCCAAGGTCCAGCCCGGCGAAATCGAGCACCTGCGTCAGCTCGGCGCCCATGACGTAATCGTCAAACCTTTCGATCCGATGCGCCTGGCAAGCCAGATTCAGGCAATCTGGGATGCCTGCGGCGCGCAAGCCGTTGGGTCAACCCCCTAATCCCGCACGAGAGCCCTGCAGATGGAGTCACCGAAGTCGATACCGGCGTTCTCCCCGCCCCGCGAGCTGTCCCGCCTCGCAGCATTGCTGCGGTACGAGATTCTCGACACGCCGGACGAAACCGCCTTCGATGACTTCACCCATGTCGCGGCGTACATCTGCAACACCCCGATCGCCCTGATTTCGCTGGTCGATGACCATCGCCAGTGGTTCAAGAGCCGCCTCGGCCTGGATGTCAGCGAAACCCCGCGTGAACTGTCGTTCTGCACCTATACCATCGAAGGCCAGGGCATCTTCGAAGTCAACGACGCGCAAGCGGATCAGCGCTTTCGCGACAACCCCCTGGTCACCGGCGACCCGAATATTCGCTTTTATGCGGGCGCACCACTCACGACCCCGGATGGATACAACCTCGGCACACTCTGCGTAATCGACCGCGAGCCGCGCCAGCTCAGCGAAGCGCAGCGTGGCGCACTGGTGCGGCTCAGCCGGCAGATCATGCGCCTGTTCGAGGAACGCCTGCAGGCCCACCGCTACGCGGAACAGGCGGCGCTGCAGCAAGCTCTGCTCAACAGCGCCGCCAGCGCCATGCTGGTCACCACCGCCGACGGGACGGTATCGGGGGTCAATCCGACCGCGGAGCGGCTGTTCGGCTACACCGAGCAGATGCTGGTCGGCCATCCGCTGACCTCGGCGCTGTTCCCTGTGGAGGCACTCGCCCGCCGCGCCGCCATTCTCAGCCAAGAACTGGGCGAGCGCATCGAGCCGGGCTTCGCCGTGCTGACCATGCCGCTACTCGAAGGGCGGCGTGAAATGCGTGAATGGCGTCTGCGCCATCGCAACGGTGACAGCGTGCCGGTGCTGCTAAACGTGTCGGCCATTCACGACGAGCATGAACTGCTGCGTGGCTACATCGTCAGCGCCTATGACCTGGCCCACCAGGAGCACTTGCAGCTGCGGCTTCAGCAGATCGCGGCGCAGGTGCCGGGCATGCTGTTTCAGTTCTGCTGGCGACCCGGCGGCGACAGCTCGTTTCCCTACCTCAACGAAGGGGTCGAGGACATTTACGGGCTGAGCGCGACCGAGATGGCACGGTCCATTGCGCCGATTTATGAGCGGGTGCATCCGGACGATCGCGAACACGTTCTGCAAAGCGTCCGCTACGCGGCGTCGACGCTTACTGCCTGGCATTTCGAACACCGTATCCAGCATCCGCGCAAAGGGATCATCTGGGTCGAAGCGCGCGCGACACCGATGCGGCAGCCCGATGGCTCAGTGCTTTGGCACGGGCTGGTCACGGACATTACCGAGCGCAAGGGCGAACAGTTCGAACTCGACAAACAGCAGGAAATGAACCGACGCCTGCTCGAAGCTTTATCCGAAGCGGTTGTGGCCTGCGATGCCGAGTGCAACCTGACGCTGTTCAACCACACCGCCCGGCGCTGGCATGGGCTCGATGCGCAACCGATTGCACCGGAGCAATGGGCGAGCGCTTATCACCTCTTCCACGCCGATGGCGTGACGCTCATGACCCAGGATGAGATCCCGCTGATCCGTGCGCTGAAGGGTGAACACATCCGCAACCTGGAAATGACCATCGTGTTGCACGGCACGCCCCGCTACGTGCTGGCCAACGCCGACCCGATGTATGCCTCAAATGGACAACAGAACGGTGCCGTGGTGGTGCTGCACGACATCACCGAGCGCAAGCAGATCGAAATCATGCAGCGTGATTTCGTCTCCACCGTCAGTCATGAGCTGCGCACGCCGCTGACGTCCATCACCGCGTCGCTGGGGTTGATCTGCGGCCAGGTGATGGGCGAAGTCCCGGAGCACCTGCAGGAGCTGCTGGATATCGCTCACCAGAACAGCAAACGCCTCAGCGCGCTGATCGACGACCTGCTGGACATCGACAAGCTGTACGCCGGCAAGATGCGCTTCGAGCTGCAGGAGCAACCGCTGCGCCCCTTGTTGGAACAGGCACTGCGCAGCAATCAGGGGTATGCCGAGAATTGCGCGGTCAGCATCGAGCTGGGCAGCTGCCCCGCGGTCGCGATCAATGTCGACGCGATGCGCCTGGAGCAGGTGATGAGCAACCTGTTGTCCAACGCCGCGAAGTTTTCCCCAGCGGGCGAAACCATCGATGTCTGGGCGGAAACGGTCGAAGGCCAGAAGGTCCGGGTTGCCGTACGGGATAAGGGCCCAGGCATCAGTGAAGGGTTCCGCGCGCGGATCTTCCACAAATTTGCCCAAGCTGATTCCTCCGATACCCGGCAACAGGGCGGAACCGGACTGGGCCTGGCCATCAGCAAAGAGCTGATCGAGCACATGGACGGCGAGATCGGCTTCGATTCGATACCCGGCGCCGGCGCCTGCTTCTGGTTCGAGCTGCCGTGCCAGCCGCTGCAAGAGCCTCTGCCATGAAGCCTCTCCAACGCATTCTGCATGTCGAAGATGTTCCCTCGATCCAGGTAGTGACCCGCATCGCCCTGCAGAAACTGGGTGGCTTCGAGGTCCTCAGCTGCGCGTCCGGTCAAGAGGCGCTGGCTAAGGTCCAGGCGTTCGGGCCGGACATGATCCTGATGGATGTGTCTTTACCTGAGATGGACGGCATCGAACTGTTACGCCAACTCGCCTCACTGATCGACTTGCAGCAAACGCCCGTCGTGTTG from Pseudomonas sp. DNDY-54 encodes:
- a CDS encoding PAS domain S-box protein, with product MTPTRPPTHPCWILGLGSVMLALLFGGLAFNDYRARDTVWSLQAAQQGELQALALRSAQQGLEEQARLIASTLSAGPETLRLIRQADRAVKAGAQWHGPRLTRIRQQLTQSLTPTWKVMQAHGALQLQLFWGDAGIALLRMQDLDAFGDAVADRRPLLYKALSQGQVVSGLDVGQHSAGNRAIVPIRASSNPDSEVIAALEVGFGILPDLTDLGEQLNAGLGLLVNRAELEHMLWTPPVGIQLKGLRGWLLDTHSAPQILHWAQQQSLPSPEAGQALRMLESNGRSFLLNQIPLHDVMAEHNPGRLPMAVALVWRDITAALSEQRQAERHVLVKWTLAWAIAEALLLVLTFLLHRRGIVQRIHRVRDIRQERSRRRLLERGQKIASLLPGMVYQLKRSPEGVYSFVYASDGARDLYGITPEQLIDDATIAFAAVYDPDRPGLRAAIDRSAATLGSGTTRYRIHNPNKGLIWVEVRATAERLRDGFVLWHGFIADITPLMSTTIALRESESRFRSMVSNLPGVVYRRDGDTDRTIRYLSEGIERLTGYPARDFIAPGTRQYSDLIHPDDRTIVQDGGAEQLERTYRLINAQGETLWVQENSRALRDADGRLQWYDGFIWDVTARAMAEQEAHERERYVRLLIANVIDAIIIINQRGQIETFNHAAEHIFGYSEADVLGQNLSILMPEPHRAAHDGYLEAYERRGEGRSLEQNRELQAVRRNGELFTIELRVSQISHRGERKFIGLVRDITERKRVDRMKSEFVSIVSHELRTPLTSISGSLGLIVGGAVGEIPPAMGHMLGIAQQNCQRLGLLIGDLLDMEKLVAGQMSFELLPQPLSPLLEDALRANQAYADALGVRLELGDQAAVTVMVDAHRLQQVLANLLSNAAKFSPAGEVVLLSSRRQGDQVRVSVRDVGPGIPQSFRQRIFQKFSQADSSDTRQKGGTGLGLAISKDLIEHMNGRIGFDSELGQGACFWFELPAQDLQ
- a CDS encoding response regulator; the protein is MSELKRILHVEDDPSIQAVVKVALEAIGGYQVQPCSSGQQALDEVEAFAPQFILLDVMMPGMGGPETLTRLGERVDLTQIPVVFMTAKVQPGEIEHLRQLGAHDVIVKPFDPMRLASQIQAIWDACGAQAVGSTP
- a CDS encoding PAS domain S-box protein produces the protein MESPKSIPAFSPPRELSRLAALLRYEILDTPDETAFDDFTHVAAYICNTPIALISLVDDHRQWFKSRLGLDVSETPRELSFCTYTIEGQGIFEVNDAQADQRFRDNPLVTGDPNIRFYAGAPLTTPDGYNLGTLCVIDREPRQLSEAQRGALVRLSRQIMRLFEERLQAHRYAEQAALQQALLNSAASAMLVTTADGTVSGVNPTAERLFGYTEQMLVGHPLTSALFPVEALARRAAILSQELGERIEPGFAVLTMPLLEGRREMREWRLRHRNGDSVPVLLNVSAIHDEHELLRGYIVSAYDLAHQEHLQLRLQQIAAQVPGMLFQFCWRPGGDSSFPYLNEGVEDIYGLSATEMARSIAPIYERVHPDDREHVLQSVRYAASTLTAWHFEHRIQHPRKGIIWVEARATPMRQPDGSVLWHGLVTDITERKGEQFELDKQQEMNRRLLEALSEAVVACDAECNLTLFNHTARRWHGLDAQPIAPEQWASAYHLFHADGVTLMTQDEIPLIRALKGEHIRNLEMTIVLHGTPRYVLANADPMYASNGQQNGAVVVLHDITERKQIEIMQRDFVSTVSHELRTPLTSITASLGLICGQVMGEVPEHLQELLDIAHQNSKRLSALIDDLLDIDKLYAGKMRFELQEQPLRPLLEQALRSNQGYAENCAVSIELGSCPAVAINVDAMRLEQVMSNLLSNAAKFSPAGETIDVWAETVEGQKVRVAVRDKGPGISEGFRARIFHKFAQADSSDTRQQGGTGLGLAISKELIEHMDGEIGFDSIPGAGACFWFELPCQPLQEPLP
- a CDS encoding response regulator; the encoded protein is MKPLQRILHVEDVPSIQVVTRIALQKLGGFEVLSCASGQEALAKVQAFGPDMILMDVSLPEMDGIELLRQLASLIDLQQTPVVLLTGQAQDPADPAELQRLGVRKLLQKPFDPLQLATQLTEIWNAEHE